A part of Pseudoliparis swirei isolate HS2019 ecotype Mariana Trench chromosome 8, NWPU_hadal_v1, whole genome shotgun sequence genomic DNA contains:
- the LOC130197937 gene encoding NAD-dependent protein deacylase sirtuin-5, mitochondrial-like, with the protein MLLQNRAALALGLRVFSTRVMKGPLMHAARPVSDMSGFREVFSKAKHIAIITGAGVSAESGVPTFRGENEKWRKWQSQDLATPEAFSRTPSRVWEFYHYRRELALNKKPCAAHLAIAQCEARLRKQGRSVVVITQCTEDLHRQAGSKHVLKVHGSLMETRCVSCGHVTVNRRSPICAALKDKGSPDPDVADAQIPVDKLPRCGESDCRGLLRPNVVLFGETLDSHILTMVEKEMETCDLCLVVGTSSIVYPAAMFGPQIASRGVPVAEFNMTATPKSEYFTYHFHGPCGTTLPPALACHESEV; encoded by the exons ATGCTTCTCCAAAATCGAGCCGCGCTGGCTCTCGGCCTTCGCGTGTTCTCCACCCGTGTGATGAAAGGCCCTTTGATGCACGCAGCGAGACCCGTCTCAG acatgtcTGGGTTCCGCGAGGTCTTCTCCAAAGCCAAGCACATCGCCATCATCACGGGGGCCGGCGTGAGCGCGGAGAGCGGAGTGCCCACCTTCAGGGGAGAGAACGAGAAGTGGAGGAAGTGGCAATCTCAG GACCTGGCCACCCCGGAGGCCTTCTCCAGAACCCCGTCTCGGGTCTGGGAGTTCTACCACTACCGGAGGGAGCTGGCCCTGAACAAGAAGCCCTGCGCCGCCCACCTGGCCATCGCGCAGTGCGAGGCCCGGCTGAGGAAGCAGGGCCGCTCCGTGGTCGTCATCACCCAGTGCACGGAGGACCTCCACCGGCAGGCCGGGTCTAAACACGTGCTCAAGGTCCACG GCAGTCTGATGGAGACGCGCTGTGTGAGCTGTGGACATGTGACCGTGAACAGGCGCAGCCCCATATGCGCTGCCCTAAAGGACAAAGG TTCACCTGACCCGGATGTTGCCGATGCCCAGATTCCTGTGGATAAACTGCCCCG GTGCGGCGAAAGCGACTGCCGCGGTCTGCTGAGACCCAACGTGGTGCTGTTCGGTGAAACTCTGGACTCTCACATCCTGACCATGGtggagaaggagatggagaccTGTGACCTCTGCCTGGTG gtggGCACGTCTTCCATCGTGTACCCGGCAGCCATGTTTGGCCCCCAGATTGCATCCAGGGGCGTCCCGGTGGCGGAGTTCAACATGACCGCGACGCCAAAATCTGAGTACTTCAC GTACCACTTCCACGGGCCATGTGGAACGACGCTGCCTCCAGCTCTGGCGTGTCACGAGTCCGAGGTTTAA